A region of Streptomyces sp. NBC_01788 DNA encodes the following proteins:
- a CDS encoding HIT family protein produces the protein MTGDWRVDRIGAALRGENPTVLRRLESGFAVIGDVQFLPGYSVLLADQSGVQRLSDLPRSKRLGFLSDMDRLGEAVERACRRLDPAFRRVNLEILGNTDPFLHAHVWPRFDWESAELVSKPVWLYPRERWSEGQFRLGPRHDVLREAIGRELDWLRSMA, from the coding sequence ATGACTGGAGACTGGCGGGTGGACCGGATCGGGGCCGCACTGCGGGGTGAGAATCCGACTGTGCTGCGGCGGCTCGAGTCAGGCTTCGCGGTGATCGGTGACGTTCAGTTCCTGCCCGGGTACTCAGTTCTCCTCGCCGATCAGTCGGGTGTTCAACGGCTGTCTGACCTGCCGAGGTCCAAGCGGCTGGGATTTCTGTCCGACATGGACCGACTCGGGGAAGCGGTTGAGCGGGCCTGCCGACGGCTGGACCCCGCTTTCCGCCGGGTCAACCTGGAGATCCTTGGCAACACGGACCCGTTCTTGCACGCCCATGTCTGGCCGCGGTTCGACTGGGAGTCGGCCGAGCTGGTGAGCAAGCCGGTGTGGCTGTATCCGCGTGAGCGGTGGAGTGAGGGGCAGTTCAGGCTGGGCCCGCGGCACGATGTGCTGCGGGAAGCGATCGGCCGCGAGCTGGACTGGTTGCGTTCGATGGCCTGA
- a CDS encoding acetyl-CoA acetyltransferase: MSTTDLDPRTPVLVGVGQSSERIDQPGYLGLSAVELAAAAAREALSDTGTDVDAVAAAVDTVAGVRQFEISTPGAPAPLGRSDNYPRSVAGRIGAHPRRAVLEVGGGQSPQHLVNEFAATIAGGGAEVVLLFGSEAISTTRHLAGADERPDFAEHTDGRLEDRGYGLKGLVSRYAAEHGLVGAPEMYGLFENARRARLGLSREAYARSMGEMFAPFTSVAAENPYAAAPVERDAAELVTPTDTNRPIAAPYPRYVVARDQVNQGAAVLLMSLGAARRLGVPQDKWVFLHGHADLRERNLLERADLSSAPASVMAARHALEVAGIDVDEVATFDFYSCFPIAVSNTAVDGLGLSADDPRGLTLTGGLPFLGGAGNNYSMHAIAETVQHARAKPGTFGFVGANGGMLSKYSVGVYSTTPAPWQADGSAALQAQIDSWPAPPQSHKAHGWATIETCTVKHDRTGRRTGIVVGRLEADGSRFLATTTEGDDDILALLADGEPVGRRAFAKWTPRGNRVTTSEARMAELHPVRVPGFRDDYENILVRRDGHVLEVTINRPEQRNSLTPPANDELDEVFDAFFSDADLWVAILTGAGDKAFSAGNDLLWSAGGKPMWVPDNGFAGLTSRRSLPKPVIAAVNGFAMGGGCEIALACHLVVADQSAQFALSEVKVGLIAGAGGLIRLPRAVPQKLANEMILTGRRLSADEALHHGLVNRVVPAGTALDGARALAADILAASPTSVRISLQVMEETQGISDTVDAVSHPTDAVDDLMLSEDMIEGLTAFAQKRPAQWKNR, from the coding sequence GTGAGCACCACCGATCTTGACCCCCGCACCCCCGTCCTCGTCGGCGTGGGCCAGTCCTCCGAACGCATCGACCAGCCCGGCTACCTCGGCCTGTCCGCCGTCGAACTGGCCGCGGCCGCCGCCCGCGAGGCGCTCTCCGACACCGGTACCGACGTCGACGCCGTCGCTGCGGCCGTGGACACCGTCGCCGGGGTGCGCCAGTTCGAGATCTCCACCCCGGGCGCGCCGGCCCCGCTCGGCAGGTCGGACAACTATCCGCGGTCGGTGGCCGGCCGTATCGGCGCCCACCCTCGGCGGGCCGTGCTCGAGGTCGGCGGCGGGCAGTCTCCCCAGCACCTGGTGAACGAATTCGCCGCCACCATCGCCGGTGGCGGAGCCGAGGTGGTGCTGCTGTTCGGTTCGGAGGCCATCTCCACCACTCGTCACCTGGCCGGCGCCGACGAAAGGCCCGACTTCGCCGAGCACACCGACGGCCGCCTGGAGGACCGCGGCTACGGGCTCAAGGGTCTGGTCTCCCGGTACGCGGCCGAGCACGGACTGGTCGGCGCCCCGGAGATGTACGGCCTGTTCGAGAACGCGCGGCGCGCCCGGCTCGGCCTGTCCCGCGAGGCGTACGCCCGCTCGATGGGTGAGATGTTCGCGCCGTTCACCAGCGTCGCCGCCGAGAATCCGTACGCGGCCGCACCCGTGGAGCGGGATGCGGCCGAGCTGGTCACACCGACGGACACCAACCGGCCGATCGCCGCCCCCTACCCGCGGTACGTCGTCGCCCGCGACCAGGTCAACCAGGGCGCCGCGGTCCTGCTCATGTCCCTGGGCGCCGCGCGGCGGCTGGGTGTGCCGCAGGACAAGTGGGTGTTCCTGCACGGGCACGCCGACCTGCGCGAGCGCAACCTGCTGGAGCGTGCCGACCTCAGCAGCGCACCAGCGTCGGTGATGGCCGCGCGCCACGCGTTGGAGGTGGCGGGCATCGACGTGGACGAGGTGGCGACGTTCGACTTCTACAGCTGCTTCCCCATCGCCGTGTCGAACACCGCCGTCGACGGTCTCGGTCTGTCGGCGGACGATCCGCGCGGCCTGACGCTCACCGGCGGCCTGCCCTTCCTCGGGGGCGCCGGCAACAACTACTCGATGCATGCCATCGCCGAGACCGTCCAGCACGCCCGCGCCAAGCCCGGCACGTTCGGCTTCGTCGGCGCCAACGGCGGCATGCTCAGCAAGTATTCGGTGGGCGTGTACTCCACGACGCCGGCCCCGTGGCAGGCCGACGGCAGCGCCGCTCTGCAGGCGCAGATCGACTCCTGGCCCGCTCCCCCGCAGAGCCACAAGGCCCACGGCTGGGCCACGATCGAGACCTGCACCGTCAAGCACGACCGGACGGGCCGCCGCACCGGGATCGTCGTCGGTCGGCTCGAGGCCGACGGGAGCCGATTCCTCGCGACGACCACCGAGGGCGACGACGACATCCTGGCTCTCCTCGCCGACGGCGAACCGGTCGGGCGGCGCGCCTTCGCGAAGTGGACACCCCGCGGCAACCGCGTGACCACCAGCGAGGCCCGCATGGCGGAACTGCACCCGGTCCGGGTGCCCGGCTTCCGCGACGACTACGAGAACATCCTCGTCCGCCGCGACGGACACGTCCTCGAGGTCACCATCAACCGGCCCGAGCAGCGCAACTCGCTGACACCGCCGGCCAACGACGAACTCGACGAGGTCTTCGACGCCTTCTTCTCCGACGCCGATCTGTGGGTGGCCATTCTCACCGGCGCGGGCGACAAGGCGTTCTCCGCGGGCAACGACCTGCTGTGGTCGGCCGGCGGCAAGCCGATGTGGGTCCCTGACAACGGTTTCGCCGGCCTGACCAGCCGCCGTTCCCTGCCCAAGCCGGTGATCGCCGCGGTCAACGGCTTCGCCATGGGAGGCGGCTGCGAGATCGCGCTGGCCTGCCACCTGGTCGTCGCCGACCAGAGCGCGCAGTTCGCCCTCAGCGAGGTCAAGGTCGGTCTCATCGCCGGTGCCGGCGGCCTGATCCGGCTGCCCCGTGCGGTCCCGCAGAAGCTCGCCAACGAGATGATCCTCACCGGCCGCCGGCTCAGCGCCGACGAGGCCCTGCATCACGGCCTCGTCAACCGTGTCGTCCCCGCCGGAACCGCCCTCGACGGCGCACGCGCCCTGGCCGCGGACATTCTCGCCGCATCGCCCACCTCGGTCCGTATCTCCCTGCAGGTCATGGAAGAGACCCAGGGCATCTCCGACACCGTCGACGCTGTCAGCCACCCGACCGACGCCGTCGACGACCTCATGCTCAGCGAGGACATGATCGAAGGCCTCACCGCTTTCGCCCAGAAGCGTCCCGCGCAGTGGAAGAACCGCTGA